In Apium graveolens cultivar Ventura chromosome 10, ASM990537v1, whole genome shotgun sequence, the following are encoded in one genomic region:
- the LOC141689122 gene encoding uncharacterized protein LOC141689122 isoform X2: MATSNKFDLSSASPDRPLYASGQRGSYMAASFVRSSSFRENVENPILSALPSMSRSTSSVTQGDVMSFLQCLRFDPKAIIVDHKLNRQGEFKRFAGLAIGIQPDESPSSSTKSKVASVSPEELKRFRIGLRESSIKARERVKIFNEGLLVVNKCFPSIPSRKRSRPDVLSGERPSALFASDRSAVGAGAGKLGPQSHALPSGFELDQQKPEERSKNVIPSKRTRTSMVDPRIDVRPSTPARTPGTADRDNKEGLRFSSNSIGQADDQNLAIGGDGWEKSKMKKKRSVIKAEMAPSSPASKAVDGYREPKQGALPRLLSDGRPRSSDSYAYRANTREEFSSGSPTSSAKLNAAPRAPRSSSGIVPKLSPVIQRATAAKDWEVSHCTSKNSVPVGASNRKRTPSAQASSPPVAQWASHRPQKMSRTARRTNLVPIIPSNEETTSLDTISDVAGSENGLGFPRRVSGNSPQQVKLKGEVLPTATLESEESGAAETKSSKSKKSDELDDKSGKKIQKLSPLLLPPRKNKVASREDLGDGVRRQGRTGRGFTSTRSLAPLTEKYGNMGTAKQLRSAKLGFDKTESKAGRPPTRKLSDRKAYTRQKHTTVNAAADFLVGSDDGHEELLAAANAVSNPAHALSSSFWRQMEPLFGFVSDGNMTFLKEQRDGDSIPSTPNAAPLGSRGFGMFKRAGDMYDTNRPELSPEDAATGTGMSSEISLCQILLSALITEDVDEEHSGSGNEEMEFNIHESEFEPDGQIEAGYYNNGSIKSFELSGRNGCNGYKINSCRSYDDMEHDVADKNTLSRHDMWSSSGFDLSQNGFHPDHSVVPVFSCSDVQYNKMSFNERAVLEIQSIGLSPERVPDLVQTGEEEITRDISLLEDKYHDQVCRKKEMLDKLFNSATKARELQEKGFQQAALDKLVGMAYQKYMSCWGPNAPGGKSASGKMAKQAALAFVKRTLDRCQQFEITGNSCFSEPLFREMFLSRLSQFSDAQQLAASTDGESGKFNCIDGRISGVHSQQSPSLSNNDMYSFGPLSSMNSPAERTIGNEDTWSNRVKERELLLDDVVGGVVRTSLSSSAKGKRSDRDREGKGNSREFSSRNGTTKLGRPTSGSAKGERKYKSKPKQKTTQLSAVNGLIAKVSEQPKTGSSSMPNPGGMRSSNDKEKNNFNMDMLATSEAIDLSNMDALDVPVDLGDQGEDIDSWFGIDDDGGLQDNDFMGLEIPMDDLSELNMMV, from the exons ATGGCGACATCTAATAAATTCGATCTGTCTTCTGCTAGTCCGGATAGGCCTTTGTATGCCTCTGGCCAGCGTGGATCCTACATGGCAGCTTCCTTTGTTAGATCAAGCAGCTTTCGTGAGAATGTGGAGAATCCTATTTTATCAGCTCTTCCAAGTATGTCAAGAAGCACCTCGTCTGTAACTCAAGGAGATGTTATGAGCTTCTTACAATGCTTGAGGTTCGATCCAAAAGCAATAATCGTGGATCACAAATTAAATCGGCAAGGGGAGTTCAAGCGGTTTGCTGGACTTGCTATTGGCATTCAACCAGATGAATCCCCATCTAGTTCTACAAAAAGCAAAGTAGCTTCCGTTTCGCCTGAGGAACTAAAAAGGTTCAGGATTGGTTTGCGTGAAAGCTCAATTAAAGCCAG GGAGCGTGTGAAGATCTTCAATGAAGGGTTATTGGTGGTCAACAAGTGTTTTCCTAGCATACCATCAAGGAAACGGTCCCGACCTGACGTACTATCTGGCGAGCGGCCCAGTGCATTATTTGCAAGTGATCGTTCAGCTGTGGGGGCTGGTGCAGGTAAATTGGGCCCACAGAGCCATGCCCTGCCCAGTGGTTTTGAACTTGATCAACAAAAGCCAGAAGAAAGGTCCAAGAATGTTATTCCAAGTAAACGAACCAGAACATCCATGGTGGATCCCAGG ATTGATGTTCGGCCAAGTACTCCTGCAAGGACACCTGGAACTGCTGATAGGGATAATAAAGAGGGGTTGAGATTTTCAAGTAATAGCATAGGTCAagctgatgatcagaatttagctATTGGTGGCGATGGTTGGGAGAAGTCTAAAATGAAGAAGAAACGTTCTGTTATAAAGGCAGAAATGGCTCCAAGCTCACCAGCATCAAAAGCTGTTGATGGGTACAGGGAACCAAAACAAGGAGCTCTCCCAAGACTCCTTTCTGATGGTCGCCCTAGATCAAGTGATTCATATGCTTACAG GGCTAATACACGGGAGGAATTCAGTTCGGGCAGTCCTACATCAAGTGCAAAACTGAATGCTGCTCCTCGTGCTCCACGGTCAAGTTCAGGTATTGTTCCGAAGCTCTCTCCAGTTATTCAGAGGGCAACTGCTGCTAAAGACTGGGAGGTTTCTCATTGTACAAGCAAGAATTCGGTTCCAGTCGGGGCTAGTAATCGTAAAAGAACACCGTCTGCACAGGCGTCATCACCTCCAGTTGCTCAATGGGCAAGCCACCGGCCTCAAAAGATGTCTCGCACAGCAAGAAGGACAAATCTTGTCCCTATCATTCCAAGTAATGAGGAAACTACTTCCTTAGATACCATATCTGATGTTGCAGGCAGTGAAAATGGATTAGGCTTTCCAAGGCGCGTTTCTGGCAATTCTCCGCAGCAGGTTAAACTAAAAGGGGAAGTTTTACCAACTGCCACATTAGAAAGTGAGGAATCTGGAGCAGCTGAAActaaatctagtaaaagcaaaaAATCGGATGAGTTAGATGataaatcaggcaagaaaattCAGAAACTATCACCTCTTCTCCTACCACCAAGGAAAAATAAGGTAGCTAGTAGGGAGGATCTTGGAGATGGCGTACGTAGGCAAGGGAGAACTGGGAGAGGTTTCACGTCGACAAGGTCACTTGCTCCATTAACTGAAAAATATGGAAATATGGGAACTGCGAAGCAGCTTAGAAGTGCTAAACTTGGTTTCGATAAGACTGAAAG TAAAGCAGGCCGACCGCCAACTAGGAAACTCTCGGACCGCAAGGCTTATACACGTCAGAAGCATACCACAGTGAATGCGGCAGCAGATTTTCTCG TTGGTTCAGATGATGGGCATGAAGAGCTATTGGCTGCTGCAAATGCTGTTTCTAATCCTG CTCACGCCTTGTCAAGTTCGTTTTGGCGGCAGATGGAGCCATTATTTGGATTTGTATCTGATGGGAACATGACATTTTTGAAGGAGCAG CGAGATGGAGATTCCATTCCATCAACACCAAATGCAGCACCGTTAGGTAGCAGAGGATTTGGCATGTTTAAACGTGCAGGAGACATGTATGATACAAACCGCCCAGAGCTTAGCCCAGAAGATGCAGCCACAGGAACAGGGATGTCTAGCGAAATTTCCCTTTGCCAAATACTTCTTTCTGCTTTGATTACAGAGGATGTAGATGAAGAGCATAGTGGTAGCGGAAATGAAGAAATGGAATTCAATATACATGAATCCGAATTTGAGCCAGATGGACAGATAGAAGCTGGTTATTACAATAACGGCTCGATAAAAAGCTTTGAGCTTTCTGGACGTAACGGTTGTAACGGATATAAAATAAATTCTTGTCGATCTTATGATGATATGGAGCATGATGTAGCAGATAAGAACACATTGTCGAGGCATGACATGTGGAGTTCATCTGGCTTCGATCTTTCCCAAAATGGTTTTCATCCTGACCATTCAGTTGTACCTGTCTTTTCTTGTTCTGACGTTCAGTATAACAAAATGTCCTTCAATGAAAGAGCAGTACTAGAGATCCAGAGTATTGGACTTTCCCCTGAAAGAGTG CCTGATTTAGTGCAAACGGGCGAGGAAGAAATTACCCGTGATATCAGTCTACTTGAAGACAAGTACCATGACCAG GTTTGCAGAAAGAAGGAGATGCTCGATAAACTCTTTAATTCTGCAACGAAAGCAAGAGAGCTGCAAGAGAA GGGGTTTCAACAAGCTGCTCTTGACAAACTTGTTGGAATGGCTTATCAGAAATACATG AGTTGTTGGGGCCCAAATGCACCTGGTGGGAAGAGTGCCAGCGGAAAAATGGCCAAGCAAGCTGCTTTAGCATTTGTTAAACGGACACTGGATCGGTGCCAGCAATTTGAAATTACGGGCAACAGCTGCTTCAGCGAGCCCTTATTCAGGGAAATGTTCCTATCTAGGCTGTCCCAGTTTAGTGATGCTCAACAATTAGCTGCTAGCACAGATGGTGAATCTGGAAAATTTAATTGCATTGATGGTAGAATTTCAG GGGTACACTCGCAACAAAGTCCTTCATTAAGCAACAATGATATGTATTCCTTTGGTCCACTCTCATCAATGAACAGCCCAGCCGAGAGAACTATCGGAAATGAAGATACATGGTCTAATAGAGTTAAAGAGAGGGAGTTGCTACTTGATGATGTTGTCGGGGGTGTTGTTAGAACGTCCCTTTCAAGTAGTGCCAAGGGAAAGAGGAGTGATAGGGACAGAGAAGGGAAGGGGAATAGCAGAGAATTTTCATCGAGAAACGGAACCACCAAACTTGGTCGGCCAACATCTGGTAGTGCCAAGGGAGAGAGGAAATACAAGTCAAAGCCTAAACAGAAAACCACTCAACTATCTGCAGTTAATGGGCTTATTGCGAAAGTTTCGGAGCAACCAAAAACAGGATCGTCTTCAATGCCAAACCCAGGCGGGATGCGAAGTAGTAATGACAAGGAAAAGAATAACTTTAACATGGATATGCTGGCCACCTCCGAGGCCATTGATTTGTCAAACATGGATGCACTGGATGTTCCTGTTGATCTTGGTGATCAAGGGGAGGACATTGATTCATGGTTTggtattgatgatgatggtgggTTGCAAGATAATGATTTTATGGGCCTTGAGATTCCAATGGATGATTTATCAGAATTAAACATGATGGTGTGA
- the LOC141689122 gene encoding uncharacterized protein LOC141689122 isoform X1, translating to MATSNKFDLSSASPDRPLYASGQRGSYMAASFVRSSSFRENVENPILSALPSMSRSTSSVTQGDVMSFLQCLRFDPKAIIVDHKLNRQGEFKRFAGLAIGIQPDESPSSSTKSKVASVSPEELKRFRIGLRESSIKARERVKIFNEGLLVVNKCFPSIPSRKRSRPDVLSGERPSALFASDRSAVGAGAGKLGPQSHALPSGFELDQQKPEERSKNVIPSKRTRTSMVDPRIDVRPSTPARTPGTADRDNKEGLRFSSNSIGQADDQNLAIGGDGWEKSKMKKKRSVIKAEMAPSSPASKAVDGYREPKQGALPRLLSDGRPRSSDSYAYRPGGANGIVVVKADVTSQAQQTSMGMRSAVPRSEQDNSLPLQDRRDHTVNSDKERVNPRVINKANTREEFSSGSPTSSAKLNAAPRAPRSSSGIVPKLSPVIQRATAAKDWEVSHCTSKNSVPVGASNRKRTPSAQASSPPVAQWASHRPQKMSRTARRTNLVPIIPSNEETTSLDTISDVAGSENGLGFPRRVSGNSPQQVKLKGEVLPTATLESEESGAAETKSSKSKKSDELDDKSGKKIQKLSPLLLPPRKNKVASREDLGDGVRRQGRTGRGFTSTRSLAPLTEKYGNMGTAKQLRSAKLGFDKTESKAGRPPTRKLSDRKAYTRQKHTTVNAAADFLVGSDDGHEELLAAANAVSNPAHALSSSFWRQMEPLFGFVSDGNMTFLKEQRDGDSIPSTPNAAPLGSRGFGMFKRAGDMYDTNRPELSPEDAATGTGMSSEISLCQILLSALITEDVDEEHSGSGNEEMEFNIHESEFEPDGQIEAGYYNNGSIKSFELSGRNGCNGYKINSCRSYDDMEHDVADKNTLSRHDMWSSSGFDLSQNGFHPDHSVVPVFSCSDVQYNKMSFNERAVLEIQSIGLSPERVPDLVQTGEEEITRDISLLEDKYHDQVCRKKEMLDKLFNSATKARELQEKGFQQAALDKLVGMAYQKYMSCWGPNAPGGKSASGKMAKQAALAFVKRTLDRCQQFEITGNSCFSEPLFREMFLSRLSQFSDAQQLAASTDGESGKFNCIDGRISGVHSQQSPSLSNNDMYSFGPLSSMNSPAERTIGNEDTWSNRVKERELLLDDVVGGVVRTSLSSSAKGKRSDRDREGKGNSREFSSRNGTTKLGRPTSGSAKGERKYKSKPKQKTTQLSAVNGLIAKVSEQPKTGSSSMPNPGGMRSSNDKEKNNFNMDMLATSEAIDLSNMDALDVPVDLGDQGEDIDSWFGIDDDGGLQDNDFMGLEIPMDDLSELNMMV from the exons ATGGCGACATCTAATAAATTCGATCTGTCTTCTGCTAGTCCGGATAGGCCTTTGTATGCCTCTGGCCAGCGTGGATCCTACATGGCAGCTTCCTTTGTTAGATCAAGCAGCTTTCGTGAGAATGTGGAGAATCCTATTTTATCAGCTCTTCCAAGTATGTCAAGAAGCACCTCGTCTGTAACTCAAGGAGATGTTATGAGCTTCTTACAATGCTTGAGGTTCGATCCAAAAGCAATAATCGTGGATCACAAATTAAATCGGCAAGGGGAGTTCAAGCGGTTTGCTGGACTTGCTATTGGCATTCAACCAGATGAATCCCCATCTAGTTCTACAAAAAGCAAAGTAGCTTCCGTTTCGCCTGAGGAACTAAAAAGGTTCAGGATTGGTTTGCGTGAAAGCTCAATTAAAGCCAG GGAGCGTGTGAAGATCTTCAATGAAGGGTTATTGGTGGTCAACAAGTGTTTTCCTAGCATACCATCAAGGAAACGGTCCCGACCTGACGTACTATCTGGCGAGCGGCCCAGTGCATTATTTGCAAGTGATCGTTCAGCTGTGGGGGCTGGTGCAGGTAAATTGGGCCCACAGAGCCATGCCCTGCCCAGTGGTTTTGAACTTGATCAACAAAAGCCAGAAGAAAGGTCCAAGAATGTTATTCCAAGTAAACGAACCAGAACATCCATGGTGGATCCCAGG ATTGATGTTCGGCCAAGTACTCCTGCAAGGACACCTGGAACTGCTGATAGGGATAATAAAGAGGGGTTGAGATTTTCAAGTAATAGCATAGGTCAagctgatgatcagaatttagctATTGGTGGCGATGGTTGGGAGAAGTCTAAAATGAAGAAGAAACGTTCTGTTATAAAGGCAGAAATGGCTCCAAGCTCACCAGCATCAAAAGCTGTTGATGGGTACAGGGAACCAAAACAAGGAGCTCTCCCAAGACTCCTTTCTGATGGTCGCCCTAGATCAAGTGATTCATATGCTTACAG GCCAGGAGGTGCTAACGGAATTGTTGTTGTAAAGGCCGATGTAACCTCCCAGGCACAGCAGACTAGCATGGGCATGCGTTCTGCTGTCCCCAGGTCTGAGCAGGATAATAGTCTTCCCCTCCAGGATAGAAGAGACCATACTGTCAATTCAGACAAGGAAAGGGTTAATCCTAGAGTTATTAACAA GGCTAATACACGGGAGGAATTCAGTTCGGGCAGTCCTACATCAAGTGCAAAACTGAATGCTGCTCCTCGTGCTCCACGGTCAAGTTCAGGTATTGTTCCGAAGCTCTCTCCAGTTATTCAGAGGGCAACTGCTGCTAAAGACTGGGAGGTTTCTCATTGTACAAGCAAGAATTCGGTTCCAGTCGGGGCTAGTAATCGTAAAAGAACACCGTCTGCACAGGCGTCATCACCTCCAGTTGCTCAATGGGCAAGCCACCGGCCTCAAAAGATGTCTCGCACAGCAAGAAGGACAAATCTTGTCCCTATCATTCCAAGTAATGAGGAAACTACTTCCTTAGATACCATATCTGATGTTGCAGGCAGTGAAAATGGATTAGGCTTTCCAAGGCGCGTTTCTGGCAATTCTCCGCAGCAGGTTAAACTAAAAGGGGAAGTTTTACCAACTGCCACATTAGAAAGTGAGGAATCTGGAGCAGCTGAAActaaatctagtaaaagcaaaaAATCGGATGAGTTAGATGataaatcaggcaagaaaattCAGAAACTATCACCTCTTCTCCTACCACCAAGGAAAAATAAGGTAGCTAGTAGGGAGGATCTTGGAGATGGCGTACGTAGGCAAGGGAGAACTGGGAGAGGTTTCACGTCGACAAGGTCACTTGCTCCATTAACTGAAAAATATGGAAATATGGGAACTGCGAAGCAGCTTAGAAGTGCTAAACTTGGTTTCGATAAGACTGAAAG TAAAGCAGGCCGACCGCCAACTAGGAAACTCTCGGACCGCAAGGCTTATACACGTCAGAAGCATACCACAGTGAATGCGGCAGCAGATTTTCTCG TTGGTTCAGATGATGGGCATGAAGAGCTATTGGCTGCTGCAAATGCTGTTTCTAATCCTG CTCACGCCTTGTCAAGTTCGTTTTGGCGGCAGATGGAGCCATTATTTGGATTTGTATCTGATGGGAACATGACATTTTTGAAGGAGCAG CGAGATGGAGATTCCATTCCATCAACACCAAATGCAGCACCGTTAGGTAGCAGAGGATTTGGCATGTTTAAACGTGCAGGAGACATGTATGATACAAACCGCCCAGAGCTTAGCCCAGAAGATGCAGCCACAGGAACAGGGATGTCTAGCGAAATTTCCCTTTGCCAAATACTTCTTTCTGCTTTGATTACAGAGGATGTAGATGAAGAGCATAGTGGTAGCGGAAATGAAGAAATGGAATTCAATATACATGAATCCGAATTTGAGCCAGATGGACAGATAGAAGCTGGTTATTACAATAACGGCTCGATAAAAAGCTTTGAGCTTTCTGGACGTAACGGTTGTAACGGATATAAAATAAATTCTTGTCGATCTTATGATGATATGGAGCATGATGTAGCAGATAAGAACACATTGTCGAGGCATGACATGTGGAGTTCATCTGGCTTCGATCTTTCCCAAAATGGTTTTCATCCTGACCATTCAGTTGTACCTGTCTTTTCTTGTTCTGACGTTCAGTATAACAAAATGTCCTTCAATGAAAGAGCAGTACTAGAGATCCAGAGTATTGGACTTTCCCCTGAAAGAGTG CCTGATTTAGTGCAAACGGGCGAGGAAGAAATTACCCGTGATATCAGTCTACTTGAAGACAAGTACCATGACCAG GTTTGCAGAAAGAAGGAGATGCTCGATAAACTCTTTAATTCTGCAACGAAAGCAAGAGAGCTGCAAGAGAA GGGGTTTCAACAAGCTGCTCTTGACAAACTTGTTGGAATGGCTTATCAGAAATACATG AGTTGTTGGGGCCCAAATGCACCTGGTGGGAAGAGTGCCAGCGGAAAAATGGCCAAGCAAGCTGCTTTAGCATTTGTTAAACGGACACTGGATCGGTGCCAGCAATTTGAAATTACGGGCAACAGCTGCTTCAGCGAGCCCTTATTCAGGGAAATGTTCCTATCTAGGCTGTCCCAGTTTAGTGATGCTCAACAATTAGCTGCTAGCACAGATGGTGAATCTGGAAAATTTAATTGCATTGATGGTAGAATTTCAG GGGTACACTCGCAACAAAGTCCTTCATTAAGCAACAATGATATGTATTCCTTTGGTCCACTCTCATCAATGAACAGCCCAGCCGAGAGAACTATCGGAAATGAAGATACATGGTCTAATAGAGTTAAAGAGAGGGAGTTGCTACTTGATGATGTTGTCGGGGGTGTTGTTAGAACGTCCCTTTCAAGTAGTGCCAAGGGAAAGAGGAGTGATAGGGACAGAGAAGGGAAGGGGAATAGCAGAGAATTTTCATCGAGAAACGGAACCACCAAACTTGGTCGGCCAACATCTGGTAGTGCCAAGGGAGAGAGGAAATACAAGTCAAAGCCTAAACAGAAAACCACTCAACTATCTGCAGTTAATGGGCTTATTGCGAAAGTTTCGGAGCAACCAAAAACAGGATCGTCTTCAATGCCAAACCCAGGCGGGATGCGAAGTAGTAATGACAAGGAAAAGAATAACTTTAACATGGATATGCTGGCCACCTCCGAGGCCATTGATTTGTCAAACATGGATGCACTGGATGTTCCTGTTGATCTTGGTGATCAAGGGGAGGACATTGATTCATGGTTTggtattgatgatgatggtgggTTGCAAGATAATGATTTTATGGGCCTTGAGATTCCAATGGATGATTTATCAGAATTAAACATGATGGTGTGA